The proteins below are encoded in one region of Rubripirellula reticaptiva:
- a CDS encoding flagellin N-terminal helical domain-containing protein, translating into MTRINTNVPSLVAQNRLQTSNKDLQTALTRLSTGLRINSGADDPAGLIASEALRSEITSLGKAISNTRRASQIISTADSALGQVSNLLNDIRGLVVEAANTGALSPDEIDANQLQVDSSLEAINRIAQTTTFQGRKLLDGSLDFVTTNGTGAENIEDLSIDQASLGSTGSISVDINVSQAATQAAVSIPGITAVVPGTAAVDPVTAVASSADFTVGTETVTITADVAGVAGDGPTITFDDSTDTGAAPSASVDGSGNITITVDDDTAYTAAELVTALDGIAGYSAATDGAGTETVTGALATGTLAGGVDEVVAAAATDATGGLAEDVVFELQGSNGSEVFNIKAGSSIQQVRDQINLVKDATGVEASVNADGTTLDLNSKAYGSSSLIDIRVLEQEPGGNFTSTRQEGVDIVATVNGRSASGDGNKLSINTSTLDLSASIKAGFTGAANISITDGGAKFQLGPDVVGNQQARVGIRSVSSARLGGVSGKLYQLGSGESAALGTDADAAARIVTEAIDQVTSLRGRLGAFQATTLDGNLVSLNETVANLQEAESSIRDADFAQESANLTRAQILTQSGTNVLSLANQNPQNVLSLLG; encoded by the coding sequence ATGACAAGAATCAATACTAACGTTCCTTCGCTCGTTGCACAAAACCGACTGCAAACGAGCAACAAAGACCTGCAAACCGCACTTACCCGTTTGAGCACAGGTCTTCGGATCAACAGCGGTGCCGACGATCCGGCGGGCTTGATCGCCAGCGAAGCCTTGCGCTCAGAAATTACCAGCTTGGGTAAAGCGATCTCGAATACGCGTCGTGCCAGCCAAATCATTTCGACGGCCGACAGCGCCCTCGGCCAAGTCAGCAACCTGCTAAACGACATTCGTGGATTGGTCGTCGAAGCCGCCAATACGGGAGCTCTGAGCCCCGACGAAATCGACGCAAACCAGTTGCAGGTCGACAGCTCTCTTGAAGCCATCAACCGGATCGCACAAACCACAACGTTCCAAGGCCGCAAGCTGCTCGACGGATCGCTGGACTTCGTGACGACAAACGGCACCGGCGCTGAAAACATCGAAGACCTCAGCATCGACCAGGCCAGCCTTGGCAGCACAGGCTCCATCAGCGTTGATATCAACGTTTCACAAGCAGCCACGCAAGCGGCCGTATCGATCCCGGGCATCACCGCTGTTGTCCCTGGCACTGCCGCCGTCGATCCAGTTACCGCTGTTGCGTCATCCGCCGATTTCACCGTCGGCACTGAAACCGTCACGATCACGGCGGACGTTGCTGGCGTTGCCGGAGACGGCCCAACCATTACGTTTGATGACAGCACCGACACCGGCGCGGCACCAAGCGCATCAGTCGATGGATCGGGCAACATTACGATCACCGTCGATGATGATACCGCCTACACCGCCGCAGAATTGGTCACGGCTCTGGACGGAATAGCCGGATACAGCGCCGCAACTGACGGTGCGGGTACCGAAACCGTGACTGGTGCATTGGCCACCGGAACTCTGGCCGGCGGTGTTGATGAAGTTGTCGCTGCTGCGGCAACCGACGCCACGGGTGGATTGGCCGAAGACGTCGTCTTCGAACTGCAAGGTTCGAACGGCTCGGAAGTGTTCAACATCAAGGCTGGTTCGTCGATCCAACAAGTTCGCGACCAAATCAACTTGGTTAAGGATGCGACAGGCGTCGAAGCGAGCGTCAACGCAGACGGAACAACTCTTGATCTGAACAGCAAGGCGTACGGTTCAAGCTCGCTGATCGATATCCGCGTTCTGGAACAAGAACCCGGCGGAAACTTCACTTCGACTCGTCAAGAAGGCGTGGATATTGTCGCCACCGTCAACGGTCGTTCGGCCAGCGGCGACGGGAACAAGTTGAGCATCAATACTTCGACGCTCGACTTGTCGGCAAGCATCAAAGCAGGCTTCACAGGTGCGGCAAACATCAGCATCACCGACGGTGGTGCCAAGTTCCAACTTGGACCTGACGTTGTGGGTAACCAGCAAGCCCGCGTCGGTATCCGCAGTGTCTCATCGGCTCGATTGGGTGGCGTATCTGGAAAGCTCTATCAACTCGGTAGCGGCGAATCGGCGGCATTGGGAACCGATGCTGACGCTGCCGCCAGGATCGTGACCGAAGCGATCGACCAGGTGACTAGCCTTCGTGGACGACTGGGTGCATTCCAAGCCACGACACTAGACGGAAACTTGGTCAGCTTGAACGAGACGGTTGCCAACTTGCAAGAGGCAGAAAGCTCGATCCGTGATGCCGACTTCGCTCAAGAATCAGCGAACTTGACGCGAGCTCAGATTCTAACTCAGTCAGGTACCAACGTACTGTCCCTGGCCAACCAGAACCCACAGAACGTGTTGTCATTGCTCGGCTAA
- the fliD gene encoding flagellar filament capping protein FliD, translating into MGRLQSSVGLITGTNITGTVDQLMKISGQSRDRLISRTETLQRQQQSIAELTASVIGVQLAGNRLSNASAFQSKSAVSSNADFLSAEAGKDAKEATHVVRTLQTAATHAVSSRQRFSATDTALGFSGQIRVSPKGGSIDSSADLSKLNGGRGVEAGKIRITDRSGKSAEIDFSDARTIDDVLQTINDAEIDVQATTENGAIKLVDRSGSTLSNLKVEQLGSAETAADLGLWGIDEASDSASGLPFELPAGISSLRGAALSELGGGSGLGPLGNLDIELSDGTSASIDLSSATTTSEIIDKIEASGLSLIVKYNDARNGLQIRDVSGGAGNLKISSADTTADDLGLAFDSADDIAVGKNLSRQTVTTETKLADLNQGAGITGSFKLTDSSGAIGAINLTSSGITTVGGLVNAINDLGIGVTASINEAGDGISVVDTAGGSETLTIEDSGTGTAAADLGIAGTATSQTIGGSSVSALVGSQSGVIEIEATDTLATLVDKINEDGRYGEASIQSNDDGSFSLRVRSNKGGEDGQLAINTTGFSLDLQTESRGRDALIAVSTDEGLERFIKSSDGVFSLDAAAAGDLVTESSLLSDQAAGAAGGSFTITDSAGKTSAINITSQGIKTVGELVAAINELNVGVSASINEDGTGISIVDTAGGNETLTITDVGNGTAAASLGIAGEAEETTVDSVTTQSLTGPSSDSSSDETTGVSFTLKELSASPITVTIAEDTSNIEVAAKTFVDQYNKLMDKVDSLTFFNADSNEVGLLFGSSETQRITSSFSRLLSGSINGAGPLKSIGQVGISFADDGRLELDKTKLNEALSERRADVEAFFSTEDNGLANRLDAIADRIAGVDGGLLLNKSESIATQIERNSNQVDSMNSRLDKERERLLAQFYATETAISKLQSNGTAIDQIQRIEIPS; encoded by the coding sequence ATGGGCCGCCTCCAATCCTCCGTCGGTTTGATTACCGGCACGAACATCACCGGCACGGTTGATCAGCTAATGAAAATTAGCGGCCAGTCGCGTGACCGTCTGATTTCTCGTACTGAAACACTTCAGCGGCAGCAACAATCAATCGCGGAACTAACAGCCTCGGTTATCGGAGTTCAACTCGCCGGCAATCGCTTGTCGAATGCATCAGCGTTTCAATCGAAAAGCGCAGTGTCCTCCAATGCTGATTTCCTATCTGCTGAAGCCGGAAAAGACGCGAAAGAAGCGACTCATGTCGTCCGAACGCTACAGACCGCCGCGACTCACGCGGTAAGTTCCCGGCAGCGGTTCTCGGCGACCGACACCGCGCTTGGCTTCAGCGGCCAAATTCGCGTTAGCCCCAAGGGGGGATCGATCGATTCTTCGGCCGACCTTTCAAAACTCAATGGTGGTCGTGGCGTCGAAGCCGGCAAGATCCGCATCACTGATCGATCCGGGAAATCAGCCGAGATTGACTTTTCAGATGCGCGCACGATCGACGATGTCCTGCAAACGATCAACGATGCCGAAATCGACGTGCAAGCCACGACGGAAAACGGCGCGATCAAACTTGTTGATAGGTCGGGCAGCACGCTTTCGAACCTAAAAGTCGAACAACTCGGTAGCGCTGAAACCGCAGCCGATCTTGGCTTGTGGGGAATCGACGAAGCGTCCGACAGCGCAAGTGGCTTGCCCTTTGAATTGCCCGCGGGCATCAGTTCGCTTCGTGGCGCCGCACTGTCCGAACTGGGTGGCGGCAGCGGCTTAGGGCCGCTTGGCAATTTGGACATCGAACTGTCCGACGGAACGAGCGCGTCGATCGACTTGTCCTCGGCAACGACAACCAGCGAAATCATTGACAAGATCGAAGCGTCTGGCCTATCGCTGATCGTCAAGTACAACGATGCACGAAATGGCTTGCAGATTCGCGACGTTTCGGGCGGAGCCGGTAATCTGAAGATTTCCTCGGCCGATACAACTGCCGACGATCTCGGGTTAGCGTTCGATTCTGCAGATGACATTGCCGTCGGCAAGAACCTTAGCCGGCAAACGGTCACAACGGAGACAAAGCTAGCTGATTTAAACCAAGGCGCCGGAATCACGGGCAGCTTCAAGCTGACCGATTCTTCGGGTGCAATTGGCGCTATTAATCTGACCAGCTCCGGAATCACCACCGTCGGCGGATTGGTCAACGCGATCAATGATCTTGGCATCGGTGTAACCGCATCGATCAACGAAGCGGGCGACGGCATATCGGTGGTTGACACCGCTGGCGGATCCGAAACCCTGACCATCGAAGACTCCGGAACTGGAACGGCCGCCGCAGACTTGGGCATCGCCGGAACGGCCACATCGCAAACGATCGGTGGGTCATCCGTATCAGCATTAGTCGGATCGCAATCCGGTGTCATTGAAATCGAAGCCACCGATACTCTGGCGACCCTCGTCGACAAAATAAACGAGGACGGCCGATACGGCGAAGCCTCGATACAGTCCAACGATGACGGCAGTTTTTCACTTCGCGTTCGCAGCAACAAAGGCGGCGAAGACGGACAACTCGCTATCAACACGACTGGCTTCAGCCTGGATCTGCAGACTGAAAGTCGCGGGCGTGATGCCCTGATTGCTGTTTCCACCGATGAAGGACTCGAACGGTTCATCAAATCAAGCGACGGCGTATTCAGCCTTGATGCCGCCGCGGCTGGCGATTTGGTAACCGAATCCAGCTTGCTGAGCGATCAAGCCGCCGGTGCCGCCGGTGGCAGTTTCACCATCACGGATAGTGCCGGTAAAACGAGCGCGATCAACATCACCTCGCAAGGCATCAAAACGGTCGGTGAACTGGTTGCCGCGATCAATGAATTAAACGTGGGCGTTTCAGCTTCGATCAACGAAGACGGCACCGGAATATCGATCGTCGACACTGCCGGTGGCAATGAAACATTGACGATTACAGATGTTGGTAACGGCACTGCGGCTGCGAGTCTAGGCATCGCCGGCGAAGCCGAGGAAACAACCGTCGACTCGGTAACCACCCAGTCGTTGACCGGTCCCAGCAGCGACAGCTCATCGGATGAAACGACCGGCGTATCGTTCACTCTAAAAGAATTGTCCGCATCGCCGATCACAGTCACGATCGCTGAAGACACGAGCAATATTGAAGTCGCCGCAAAGACTTTTGTCGATCAGTACAACAAGCTGATGGACAAGGTCGATTCGCTCACGTTCTTCAACGCTGATTCGAACGAAGTCGGTCTGTTGTTCGGGTCCAGTGAAACGCAACGGATTACCAGTAGTTTTTCGCGGCTGCTTTCCGGCTCGATCAACGGCGCTGGCCCACTAAAGTCAATCGGCCAAGTCGGCATCAGCTTCGCGGATGACGGTCGGCTTGAACTTGACAAGACAAAACTCAATGAGGCGCTCAGCGAGCGACGAGCCGACGTCGAAGCATTCTTTTCGACCGAAGACAACGGGCTAGCAAACCGACTTGACGCGATCGCCGACCGAATTGCTGGCGTCGACGGCGGATTGCTTCTGAACAAGTCTGAATCAATAGCCACTCAAATCGAACGAAACTCGAACCAAGTGGATTCGATGAACAGTCGCTTGGATAAAGAACGCGAACGTTTGCTTGCACAATTCTATGCAACCGAAACAGCCATTTCGAAGTTGCAAAGCAACGGCACAGCCATCGACCAAATTCAGCGAATCGAGATCCCCTCGTAA
- a CDS encoding flagellar protein FliS → MSTNPENFRPRLGSGSQQYLESAIRMATPARLRLMVTERAVEVAATLARVWKNGEQPGPNEHSLSLLELIGELLSGISGSEAPDENQLCNQISDLYVFLAKHLVSAEDRSDFGAVEEIRLVLELEAETWRAVCAQELMSKQAASASGVSARMGASAEPSMGGLNFSA, encoded by the coding sequence ATGTCGACTAATCCAGAGAACTTTCGTCCACGACTTGGTTCTGGCAGCCAGCAATACCTTGAATCCGCGATTCGGATGGCGACACCAGCCCGACTGCGTTTGATGGTGACTGAGCGTGCCGTCGAAGTCGCCGCGACTCTTGCTCGTGTTTGGAAAAATGGCGAGCAACCTGGTCCCAACGAGCATTCGCTGAGCCTGCTGGAACTGATCGGCGAATTGCTGAGCGGAATTTCCGGCAGTGAAGCGCCAGACGAAAACCAGCTGTGCAATCAAATCAGCGACCTCTACGTATTTCTAGCTAAGCACCTGGTTTCGGCCGAAGATCGTAGCGATTTCGGTGCTGTGGAAGAGATTCGTTTGGTGCTGGAACTCGAAGCCGAAACGTGGCGAGCTGTTTGTGCCCAGGAACTGATGAGCAAACAAGCCGCATCAGCTTCCGGTGTTTCAGCACGGATGGGCGCTAGCGCGGAACCGTCGATGGGCGGCTTGAACTTCAGCGCATAG
- a CDS encoding TraB/GumN family protein has protein sequence MRWIVVTVGLFFAFASLRANAQTAVAEPPAKPAAKVAAETPDTEASPDEESSVDELYIRYAKSDDGKPKALQTAIVRYEGKPGTQYAGKIVDLVGVVHIGQREYYKDLNDRLSRYDSVLYELVAPDGTRIRPEDLKDRRSVLASMQTGMKDMLNLEYQLELIDYMATNFRHADMSPEEFVEDLQKRGDSVWKMVARMMGAGLASQASGGGDAGMLFAMFSNDRSKKMKQAMARQLVDIELVTAGMDDANGHNTLIKGRNIKAFQVMKDELAQGKSKVAVFYGAGHLPDMAERLENEFKMVVGETTWLDAWDLTRN, from the coding sequence ATGCGCTGGATTGTTGTAACGGTTGGTTTGTTTTTCGCTTTCGCGTCGTTACGCGCAAATGCCCAAACTGCCGTCGCCGAACCGCCCGCCAAACCCGCTGCGAAAGTCGCAGCCGAAACGCCGGACACGGAAGCGTCACCCGACGAAGAATCCTCAGTCGATGAACTTTACATTCGCTACGCAAAGTCGGACGACGGAAAGCCCAAAGCGCTGCAAACGGCGATCGTCCGCTACGAAGGTAAACCCGGCACACAGTACGCCGGAAAGATCGTTGACTTGGTCGGCGTCGTTCACATCGGACAACGAGAATACTACAAAGATCTGAACGATCGCCTCTCTCGCTATGACAGCGTCCTGTATGAACTGGTTGCACCCGACGGAACTCGCATCCGCCCAGAAGACTTGAAGGACCGTCGCTCGGTTCTCGCTTCAATGCAGACAGGCATGAAGGACATGCTTAATCTCGAGTATCAGCTCGAGTTGATTGACTACATGGCTACCAACTTTCGCCATGCTGACATGAGCCCAGAAGAGTTTGTCGAGGACCTGCAGAAGCGAGGCGACAGCGTTTGGAAGATGGTCGCTCGAATGATGGGCGCGGGACTCGCGTCCCAAGCCTCAGGCGGCGGCGACGCAGGAATGCTGTTTGCAATGTTTAGCAATGACCGCTCCAAGAAAATGAAGCAAGCGATGGCTCGACAATTAGTCGATATTGAATTGGTCACCGCAGGAATGGATGACGCCAACGGCCACAACACTTTGATCAAAGGACGCAACATCAAAGCGTTCCAAGTGATGAAGGACGAACTTGCCCAGGGCAAATCGAAAGTCGCTGTCTTCTACGGCGCGGGCCACTTGCCTGATATGGCGGAACGTTTGGAAAACGAGTTCAAAATGGTCGTCGGCGAAACCACCTGGCTAGATGCTTGGGACCTAACCCGGAATTAA
- a CDS encoding DUF1552 domain-containing protein, with protein MPISRSPRRNFLKAAGISIALPAFESRRVAAASKNDAGPPKRMVCVGNEFGMYPGSFWPEDEQSLSPLLEPLANHRKNFTLFSHLDHDLNGGHFAVHTFLTGVKAVEAKSLPDGGISLDQRAAEHVGSQTRFPSLTVGSESGLHGGCRMSWTRTGTRVPPIEGPRELFRMLFIDNDSKAKAAATNRISLQESILDAVLGDANSLARRLNPSDKNKLDEYLSSVRAVELKLELDRRWQKVPKPKPSIDEPTDQGLTRDLPKIYDLIALALQTDSTRVATVEVGGSFAASDLGIKKGYHGLSHHGQVQENIDLLVQIERYQVEQFARFLDRLDSMRDASTDQTLLESTSALFGSGMGNANSHTNHDLPIVLAGGGFKHQAMIDSPSAANRRVPLSNLFVSMLQQFGVETDSFAKSTGTLTGLRTA; from the coding sequence ATGCCGATTTCACGCTCGCCCCGGCGCAATTTTCTAAAAGCTGCCGGCATCTCAATCGCTCTTCCTGCCTTTGAGTCGCGCCGCGTCGCCGCGGCATCGAAAAATGACGCAGGTCCCCCTAAGCGAATGGTTTGTGTCGGCAATGAGTTTGGAATGTACCCTGGATCGTTTTGGCCAGAGGACGAACAATCGCTTTCGCCGCTGCTAGAGCCGCTCGCAAATCATCGAAAGAACTTCACTCTCTTTTCGCATCTGGACCACGACCTCAATGGCGGCCACTTCGCGGTCCACACTTTCTTAACAGGTGTAAAGGCGGTGGAGGCGAAGTCGCTCCCCGATGGTGGAATCAGTCTCGATCAACGTGCGGCCGAACACGTTGGTTCACAAACTCGGTTTCCGTCCCTAACCGTCGGCAGCGAAAGCGGATTGCACGGTGGTTGTCGGATGAGTTGGACGCGAACAGGAACTCGCGTTCCACCAATCGAAGGGCCGCGTGAACTGTTTCGCATGCTATTCATCGACAACGATTCGAAAGCCAAGGCTGCGGCCACCAACCGAATTTCACTGCAAGAATCCATCTTGGATGCGGTCCTTGGCGACGCCAACTCGTTAGCCAGACGTTTGAATCCAAGCGACAAAAACAAGTTAGACGAGTACCTTTCGTCGGTCCGCGCAGTTGAACTGAAGCTGGAACTCGATCGGCGGTGGCAGAAGGTTCCAAAACCAAAACCTTCGATCGACGAACCGACCGACCAGGGACTGACTCGCGACTTGCCAAAGATCTACGACCTGATCGCACTCGCACTTCAAACCGATTCAACCCGAGTGGCAACCGTCGAAGTGGGCGGAAGCTTTGCGGCGTCCGATTTAGGCATCAAGAAAGGCTACCACGGACTTTCGCACCACGGACAAGTGCAAGAGAACATCGATCTGTTGGTTCAAATTGAACGTTACCAAGTGGAACAGTTCGCTCGATTCCTAGATCGCCTTGATTCGATGCGTGACGCATCCACCGATCAAACTCTCCTGGAATCAACGTCTGCACTGTTCGGCAGTGGTATGGGTAACGCGAATTCGCACACCAACCATGATCTGCCGATCGTTCTGGCTGGCGGAGGATTCAAGCACCAAGCAATGATCGATTCGCCCAGCGCAGCGAACCGACGTGTGCCGCTGAGCAATCTGTTCGTTTCCATGCTGCAACAATTCGGCGTCGAGACGGATTCGTTCGCCAAGAGCACTGGAACTTTGACTGGCCTGAGGACGGCATGA
- a CDS encoding DUF1592 domain-containing protein: MMWRLKCVMAGLTLGLVGTNASADSTPNSISSIVDPFIQNYCIECHSDDEPKGDRSFEELANDISNDNTLVDFQDILDQLNLSEMPPPESDQPSDQDRMQVIETLTTAISKYHASHQEHRAHSILRRLNAREYRNSVRDLLAIDVTMFDPTERFPRDQTVDHLDNIGDTLVTSSHLLSRYLDAADAVINRAIYPIEKPAKKTWSFRENFRQQPEIDNVHRRFNGFKHMTLYDVVGADKPEGAYGPILALADGVPFDGVYEIRFQAEALNRDHPYDDDLIGTDRGQPFRLGIVPGNRDDGELHMPQPNEPLLAEIELADQPSWYSVRVPLDRGYTPRFTFQNGLMDARNLWTKLVKTYPDQFEKGISGIVEYRNQAITRGKLPQIRIYEIEITGPLIDQWPTKSQHAVLGDDFETLARGESISKDQIRSRVESFASRAYRRPATDDEINQIVDVIDSRIAAGESAIDAIADGCKMVLCSPNFLYLENRTIDDAQHLSQHALANRLSYFLWSSTPDQTLRNLADTGRLDNDQVLRRQVNRMLADPKSEAMLHGFLDAWLALSDLGSAPPDRGDFRDFYRHDLGTAMRTETELFFRNQLDKNLPIDNFIDSDFTFVNTALANLYGVDAPLEPGFHRVQLSDRRRGGLLGQASVLTVSANGIDTSPVVRGVWMLENFLGTPPSPPPPDVQPLDPDTRGATSIRDQLSKHRDIATCFDCHRKIDPLGFALENYDPIGRWRDSYSKRTKIDASGELPDGKSFRDVRELKTILISRKAQFSRALTTKMLAYATGRLEVLSDRPAIEKIASSANGTRDLVIEVVLSEPFRTK, encoded by the coding sequence ATGATGTGGCGACTCAAATGCGTCATGGCAGGACTGACGCTTGGGCTAGTCGGTACCAATGCTTCGGCAGACAGCACGCCCAACTCGATTTCATCGATCGTCGATCCGTTTATCCAGAACTATTGCATCGAATGCCACAGCGATGACGAACCCAAAGGCGATCGTAGCTTCGAAGAATTGGCGAACGACATTTCGAACGACAACACTCTGGTTGACTTCCAAGACATCTTGGATCAATTGAACCTGTCCGAAATGCCACCGCCCGAATCCGATCAACCGTCGGATCAAGATCGCATGCAGGTGATCGAAACGCTGACGACAGCAATTTCAAAATATCACGCATCGCACCAGGAGCATCGTGCCCATTCGATTTTGCGACGTCTGAACGCTCGCGAGTATCGCAATTCGGTGCGTGACTTGCTCGCGATCGACGTGACGATGTTCGATCCCACCGAAAGGTTCCCCCGCGACCAAACCGTCGATCATCTCGACAATATTGGCGACACGCTTGTAACGTCTTCACATTTGCTGAGCCGATATCTTGATGCGGCTGATGCCGTGATCAATCGTGCGATCTACCCCATTGAGAAACCGGCAAAGAAGACTTGGTCATTTCGCGAAAACTTTCGTCAGCAACCTGAAATCGACAACGTTCACCGTCGGTTCAATGGCTTCAAGCACATGACGTTGTACGATGTCGTGGGCGCGGATAAACCCGAAGGCGCCTATGGCCCGATATTGGCACTGGCCGATGGGGTTCCGTTCGATGGTGTTTATGAAATTCGTTTTCAAGCCGAAGCCCTCAATCGCGATCATCCGTATGACGACGATTTAATCGGTACCGACCGCGGGCAACCATTCCGGCTTGGCATTGTGCCCGGTAATCGCGATGACGGTGAACTGCACATGCCGCAACCGAACGAGCCCCTGCTGGCCGAAATCGAATTAGCTGATCAACCAAGTTGGTACTCCGTCCGCGTTCCGCTAGACCGCGGCTACACCCCACGATTTACATTCCAAAACGGATTGATGGATGCTCGGAATCTATGGACGAAGCTCGTCAAAACCTATCCCGATCAGTTCGAAAAAGGGATTAGTGGAATCGTCGAGTACCGCAACCAAGCGATCACGCGTGGCAAGTTACCTCAGATTCGGATTTACGAAATTGAAATCACCGGTCCCTTGATCGATCAGTGGCCAACGAAAAGTCAGCATGCGGTGCTCGGTGACGATTTTGAAACACTGGCCCGCGGAGAATCGATTAGCAAAGACCAAATCCGAAGTCGCGTCGAATCATTCGCCTCGCGTGCTTATCGGCGGCCAGCCACCGACGACGAAATCAACCAAATCGTTGATGTGATCGATTCGCGCATCGCAGCCGGCGAATCCGCGATCGATGCCATCGCCGACGGGTGCAAAATGGTACTTTGTTCGCCGAACTTCTTGTACTTGGAAAATCGCACAATCGACGATGCCCAGCATTTGTCACAGCATGCGCTGGCGAATCGACTTTCGTACTTCCTGTGGTCATCGACACCTGACCAAACGCTACGGAATCTTGCCGACACGGGTCGCTTGGACAATGACCAAGTTCTCCGCCGCCAAGTGAACCGAATGCTTGCCGATCCTAAATCCGAAGCGATGTTGCACGGGTTCCTGGATGCTTGGCTGGCACTGAGCGACCTTGGATCTGCGCCACCGGACCGTGGTGATTTCCGAGACTTTTATCGCCACGACCTTGGTACGGCGATGCGAACCGAGACTGAATTGTTCTTTCGTAATCAATTGGACAAGAATCTTCCGATCGACAACTTTATCGACTCGGACTTCACGTTCGTCAACACTGCGCTGGCCAATCTGTATGGCGTTGACGCACCGCTCGAACCGGGTTTTCATCGTGTCCAGCTAAGCGACCGACGCCGCGGCGGCTTGCTTGGCCAAGCTAGCGTATTGACGGTTTCAGCAAACGGAATTGATACATCACCGGTCGTGCGTGGCGTGTGGATGCTTGAAAACTTTCTAGGAACTCCGCCCTCACCGCCGCCGCCGGATGTACAGCCACTCGATCCGGACACGCGAGGTGCGACGTCCATTCGTGATCAACTGTCAAAGCACCGAGACATTGCCACTTGTTTTGACTGTCATCGCAAAATTGATCCACTTGGGTTTGCTCTTGAAAACTATGACCCAATCGGACGCTGGCGAGACAGCTACAGCAAGCGAACGAAAATTGATGCGTCGGGTGAATTGCCGGATGGCAAGTCGTTTCGCGACGTGCGTGAATTGAAAACGATCCTGATATCGCGTAAAGCACAGTTCAGCCGTGCGTTGACAACCAAGATGCTGGCATATGCAACCGGGCGACTGGAAGTGCTGAGCGATCGACCCGCCATTGAAAAAATCGCGAGCTCCGCAAACGGAACCCGCGATTTAGTGATTGAAGTGGTGCTAAGCGAACCATTTCGCACCAAATAA